The Pasteuria penetrans genome segment GTGCGTGTCCGATTTGTGTCAATGTGCCCAATTCCAGCATATCGCCTAGGACGGCAATTTTGAAACGTTTTCCCCCCACATTGGCTAATACATCTAGGCCTGCTAGTAGGGCGGGGGGGTTCGCATTCCATGCATCGTTGATGAGTAGCTCGCCCCGTCGACCCAACAAAAATTGTAGCCGCATGCGCGGGGAGCGGAAGTTGGCTAGAGTGTGCTGCATTTTCTTCACGTTGACGTGGGCAACAAAACCCATTCCAATGGCAGCAAGGGCATTGTAGACATTGTGTAAGCCATAAACGGACAAACGAAATGGATAGGTTTGTCCTTCAAAGATAACTGAAAAAATCATTCCTGTGGTTGTATAGTGGACATTCTTTGCCCTTATGGTTGCGGGGTTTTTAATGCCAAAGGTGTAGATTTTCCCTGGGCATTGTTTGATGGATAAACGTCTTGTACCAGGATCGTCCGCATTGAGAAAGATGATTCCGTTTTTGCGTATGCCCTCCAACAGCTCCTGTTTTGCAAGTGTGATTTGTTGTATACCACCCAATGCGCCCGCGTGTGCTTCGCCTACATTAGTAATGGCGGCTACGTGAGGTTTCGTAATTTTACACTGGGCCCGGATATTTCCCCTCGATTTCATGCCCATTTCGAGTACGAGGTAGCGATGTTGGGAACCAACCCTACTGATATACCAGGGTAGATAGTATAGTGTGTTCAGATTGTCGATTGTTCTTATCAATGGTGCCCTATTCGCTAACATGCCTGTGATCATGGCCGTGGTCGTTGATTTTCCAGCACTACCTGAGATCCCAAATACATAGGGATTATAGTGTTGGTAACTCCATTTTGCCAGCTGAAAAAAAGCTCGGTAGGGGTGGGGAACGGCGATGACACCACTATCGAAAGGAAGGGCGGACAGAAGGCGGGGGGACCATTCGGAAGGGATAATTATCGTATGGGGACGAACACGCCGAATGTCGGCCAATTGTTTTTCCAGAGAGCGTCTCTTGTCTATAAAGTATGTGTGATGGCGGGATAGAACTTTCGACTGTCCGTAGTTGAGTTTGTTCCGGCTGTGGAAGGCGCTGGGTTTTCGGAGGGATTTTCCTGATATGATTTGTAACATTTGGGGGTATGTGAGGTTTCTCAGTATTTCCATCCTCCCCGTTCAGCAGATTAGGAGTGGGTTTGGAGGACAAAGGTTGTATGCTCTTTCATGCAAACGTTGTACATCATATGCTGCATGGAGGGAGAGGTAGCTAGTTTTCGGCCTAGGATTTTATTTTTTATTTTTATTAATTTTTATTCTATGTTAATAAGAAATGGATTGCGGGGGAGGGATTGTGTTGGTACACGCAGCGAATTGGCATTCCCATTCTCATACCCATGACTCCGGTGCTTATGACCATAATGCTGATTTATATGGTACCGGTATGGATATCGGTTGGATTCAGGTACTCCCATGGGTCCTTGTTTTGGGTTTGGCTCTGTTGTACTACCGCCGGCACATCTATTTGGTATTGGGGATCCTCGTCTACGTTTTCTCCACCTGGGGTCCCTTGGCAGATTGGGTTCACCAGTCTTTCAGCATTCATATGTTGCAAATGAGTCTGCACTACTTTGTGGTACCCCCCCTGGTATGGCTGGGGATCTTTCGTCATCCCTGGTACGTTGACTCACGACAATGTCGACCTTTTGTGCTTCTCAAGGGAAGTCGTGTTTTTCCTTGGTTAAGAAGGATAGCCATAGTCCCCTTGTTATGGGTATGGCGGGGATTGGCAAATCCTTTGGTCGCTCTTCTACTCTTCAGCGGTTTGATGTCGATCTATCATTTACCCGTGGTGTTTGACCGCATCATGACCTCTCATTTCTGGCACAATGTGTCCCATATTCTCCTTTTGTTGACGGCCTTTTGTTCCTTCTTTACCATGTTGTCTCCCTGGAAGGAGGATGGTCGTTCCGCTACAGTTTTCCTTCGCATGGGTCTTTTAGTGGCCTACAGTATTTGTTTCCTTCCCGTCTGTTCCCTCATTGCTTTCACCGATCAACTGTTGTACACCACCTATGTCCACGATCCGCCCCTTTGGCCTTATCTTT includes the following:
- a CDS encoding cytochrome c oxidase assembly protein — protein: MLVHAANWHSHSHTHDSGAYDHNADLYGTGMDIGWIQVLPWVLVLGLALLYYRRHIYLVLGILVYVFSTWGPLADWVHQSFSIHMLQMSLHYFVVPPLVWLGIFRHPWYVDSRQCRPFVLLKGSRVFPWLRRIAIVPLLWVWRGLANPLVALLLFSGLMSIYHLPVVFDRIMTSHFWHNVSHILLLLTAFCSFFTMLSPWKEDGRSATVFLRMGLLVAYSICFLPVCSLIAFTDQLLYTTYVHDPPLWPYLSALDDVRMGGVVMKIFQEAAYITTLGHLFYRWVRISRAKADEEDAVFARSQSQASIHGEQ
- a CDS encoding UDP-N-acetylmuramoyl-tripeptide--D-alanyl-D-alanine ligase is translated as MEILRNLTYPQMLQIISGKSLRKPSAFHSRNKLNYGQSKVLSRHHTYFIDKRRSLEKQLADIRRVRPHTIIIPSEWSPRLLSALPFDSGVIAVPHPYRAFFQLAKWSYQHYNPYVFGISGSAGKSTTTAMITGMLANRAPLIRTIDNLNTLYYLPWYISRVGSQHRYLVLEMGMKSRGNIRAQCKITKPHVAAITNVGEAHAGALGGIQQITLAKQELLEGIRKNGIIFLNADDPGTRRLSIKQCPGKIYTFGIKNPATIRAKNVHYTTTGMIFSVIFEGQTYPFRLSVYGLHNVYNALAAIGMGFVAHVNVKKMQHTLANFRSPRMRLQFLLGRRGELLINDAWNANPPALLAGLDVLANVGGKRFKIAVLGDMLELGTLTQIGHARAGAKVAKLSIDYLIAVGRYGPIIARSAIQNGFPISRVLVVRNGQAIVNKIRQLPSHSIIYFKASRALHFENIVRQLRKPS